A single Desulfovibrio gilichinskyi DNA region contains:
- a CDS encoding Rha family transcriptional regulator yields the protein MAEQNLANSITSDNSSVVGSPTLIITNGKPVVSSLTIADHFGKQHKNVLQSIDKLEVPVKFNELNFQPVEYLDAKGEARPAYNITRDGFTLLVMGFTGKKAMQWKIRYIEAFNAMEQELLRVRNRPIENETIQAISDCLIRDNSVHAFIEEACEVASWGRVSKTELYESYQIYCKRTQCRAVHRARFFTDLYAMIRSVKETRPRVNGERPRMLWGIAPYNPLPAGSEPLELPAPANPDYSQNSPESCIATAKELLLKNLSSLPRPERQAMLLAYDALIEAEQGLCGEVRHA from the coding sequence ATGGCTGAACAGAACTTAGCCAATTCAATCACTTCTGACAACAGTTCAGTTGTCGGTTCCCCTACGCTTATCATTACGAATGGTAAGCCCGTTGTTTCGTCTCTTACAATTGCCGATCATTTTGGCAAACAGCATAAGAATGTTTTACAGTCCATTGATAAACTGGAAGTTCCGGTTAAATTTAACGAGCTGAATTTTCAGCCCGTTGAATATTTAGATGCCAAGGGCGAAGCCAGACCCGCATACAACATAACCCGTGACGGCTTCACCCTGCTAGTAATGGGCTTCACCGGAAAGAAGGCCATGCAATGGAAGATTCGCTATATCGAAGCTTTCAATGCAATGGAGCAGGAACTTTTGCGTGTGCGGAACAGGCCGATAGAAAATGAAACCATTCAAGCAATCTCGGATTGCCTGATCCGTGACAACTCGGTGCATGCTTTTATTGAAGAAGCTTGCGAAGTGGCCTCATGGGGCAGAGTATCAAAAACTGAGCTTTACGAAAGTTACCAGATTTATTGCAAACGCACACAATGCCGAGCTGTGCATCGTGCAAGATTTTTTACTGACCTGTACGCCATGATAAGAAGCGTTAAAGAAACCCGCCCACGTGTAAACGGAGAACGGCCCCGTATGCTTTGGGGCATTGCGCCATACAATCCGCTTCCGGCAGGATCGGAGCCGTTAGAGCTTCCTGCACCCGCAAATCCTGATTATAGCCAGAATTCTCCAGAATCCTGCATTGCCACCGCCAAAGAACTCCTGCTTAAAAACTTGTCCAGCCTCCCAAGGCCGGAAAGACAAGCCATGCTTTTAGCTTATGATGCCCTGATCGAAGCGGAACAAGGGCTTTGCGGGGAGGTGCGTCATGCTTAA
- a CDS encoding BRCT domain-containing protein, whose protein sequence is MNNFDDRDEALISRFNIAMRDDRDADELIGLCRGLLADGVVVEAEARFLLNWIDEHDTCLCHWHGRILKERLEEYLADDVWTEEEQENFCELARKVVGVESVEGEAIPRSGATTLPLTIPEPSMVFENEIFVVTGKFATGVRNKVADMITSRGGEVKSGVSKLVDYLVIGDLSSPNWKHSSYGRKIEKAIDLRDQGSEIYIVSEEHWFTQCADCEPIE, encoded by the coding sequence ATGAATAATTTTGATGATCGTGACGAGGCGTTGATTTCACGTTTTAATATTGCCATGCGCGACGACCGTGATGCTGATGAGCTTATCGGCTTGTGCCGTGGACTTTTAGCTGATGGCGTTGTGGTCGAAGCCGAAGCTCGTTTTTTACTGAATTGGATTGATGAGCATGATACTTGCCTGTGTCATTGGCATGGTCGGATTCTTAAAGAACGGCTTGAAGAATATCTTGCTGATGATGTTTGGACAGAAGAAGAACAGGAAAACTTTTGCGAGTTGGCTAGAAAGGTTGTGGGTGTGGAGTCCGTAGAGGGGGAAGCTATACCCCGTTCCGGTGCAACAACGTTGCCGCTTACAATTCCAGAACCATCTATGGTTTTTGAAAATGAAATTTTTGTAGTCACTGGTAAGTTTGCAACTGGAGTCCGCAATAAGGTTGCGGATATGATTACAAGTCGAGGTGGTGAAGTAAAAAGTGGCGTAAGTAAGCTTGTTGATTACCTTGTTATTGGTGACCTTTCCAGCCCGAACTGGAAGCATTCTTCTTATGGGCGCAAGATTGAGAAGGCTATCGATTTGCGGGATCAGGGCAGTGAAATTTATATTGTTAGTGAGGAACATTGGTTTACTCAATGTGCTGATTGTGAACCCATCGAATAG
- a CDS encoding BrnT family toxin — protein MQFEYDENKSASNLEKHGIDFKQAQALWNDPNLLEIPARTQDEPRIFFIGIMNGKHWSAVTTPRNGVTRIISVRRSRKKEVELYES, from the coding sequence ATGCAGTTTGAATACGATGAAAACAAAAGTGCATCCAATTTAGAAAAACATGGGATTGACTTCAAACAGGCGCAAGCCCTTTGGAATGATCCTAACTTGCTGGAAATTCCGGCACGTACTCAAGACGAACCCCGTATTTTCTTTATTGGAATTATGAACGGCAAACACTGGTCAGCCGTAACAACTCCACGCAATGGAGTTACCCGCATTATATCAGTGCGCCGTTCCAGAAAAAAGGAGGTGGAACTTTATGAAAGCTAA